A window of the Veillonellaceae bacterium genome harbors these coding sequences:
- a CDS encoding S41 family peptidase, which yields MSKRKVIVGALLLVVLTFTATVGGFLYLLRLNSSDIASTFKFFRALHIVKSRYVEEVPMDTLMIGAVRGMVASLGDPHSVYMDAKLFKEFMIETEGSFGGVGIVVGVKDKMLTVVSPIEGTPGDKAGIKSGDRITKIDGHDTKDMTLDEAVNKIRGPEGSQVTLTIVRGADPAKDYTVTRSNIQIKTVSGKMLPDNIGYIRISMFNENTASDFIHKLQELEKAGMKGLVLDLRDNPGGLLDESVKVADKLVPKGPVVSVVTRTGERETHNSTLEIVKYPLVVLVNGGSASASEIVAGAVQDTGAGTLVGTKTYGKGSVQTLMRLGDDAIKLTIAKYLTPAGRSINGVGIEPDVKVEYGSREPGLDAQLDKAVEIIKSKIE from the coding sequence TTGAGTAAACGTAAGGTCATAGTGGGAGCCTTGTTATTGGTGGTTCTTACCTTTACGGCCACAGTAGGCGGCTTTTTGTACCTGCTGCGGTTAAATTCGTCTGATATTGCTAGCACGTTCAAGTTTTTCCGGGCGCTGCATATTGTTAAATCACGCTATGTCGAAGAAGTGCCGATGGACACCTTAATGATAGGCGCTGTTAGAGGCATGGTTGCATCGCTTGGCGACCCGCATTCAGTTTATATGGATGCTAAGCTGTTTAAAGAGTTTATGATTGAGACCGAGGGTTCATTTGGCGGTGTCGGTATTGTAGTCGGCGTTAAGGATAAAATGCTGACAGTTGTTTCGCCGATTGAAGGGACGCCCGGAGACAAGGCCGGTATTAAAAGCGGGGACCGTATCACTAAAATTGACGGACATGACACTAAAGACATGACGCTTGACGAAGCTGTCAATAAGATTCGTGGTCCGGAGGGCTCGCAGGTAACGCTCACAATTGTGAGAGGGGCTGATCCGGCCAAGGATTATACTGTTACTCGTTCTAACATCCAGATTAAAACAGTTTCGGGTAAAATGCTGCCCGATAATATCGGCTACATCCGGATATCAATGTTCAATGAAAACACGGCGAGTGACTTTATCCATAAGCTGCAGGAACTTGAAAAAGCCGGCATGAAAGGGCTTGTTCTTGACCTGCGCGATAATCCGGGCGGACTGTTAGATGAAAGCGTAAAAGTAGCCGATAAACTTGTCCCCAAAGGGCCGGTTGTTTCGGTTGTTACGAGAACCGGCGAGCGTGAAACACATAATTCTACTTTGGAAATTGTAAAGTATCCGCTGGTGGTATTAGTTAACGGCGGCAGCGCCAGCGCCTCGGAAATCGTGGCCGGAGCTGTCCAGGATACAGGTGCCGGAACGCTGGTAGGCACCAAGACCTACGGTAAAGGCTCGGTTCAGACGCTTATGCGTTTGGGTGACGACGCTATCAAGCTTACTATCGCTAAATATCTCACGCCTGCCGGCCGCTCAATAAACGGTGTCGGCATTGAACCAGACGTTAAAGTCGAATATGGCAGCCGGGAGCCCGGCCTAGATGCCCAGCTTGACAAAGCCGTTGAGATAATAAAAAGTAAAATCGAGTAA
- a CDS encoding ABC transporter permease: MKIRTMEYFIREAVVSLKRNSLMSFASVSTVALSLLILGIFLVMVLNLNNMAAVLESQVQISVYLHDDLSDYETREIGTRITKMPGVTQVLFVPKDEAMERFKTRLGDQQGLLAALGDTNPLPDAFEVKVDKPERVKALAETIGEMEGVEKAKFGQEVVEKLFNLTKLMRIFGLILIIFLALAAVFIISNTIRITVFARRREIGIMKYVGATDWFIRWPFIIEGMILGIGGALVAVLLIGQLYSGLTREVYQSLAFLPLIPQYPFINYISILLLVVGATIGALGSSISLRKFMKV, translated from the coding sequence ATGAAGATTAGAACAATGGAATATTTTATTCGCGAGGCCGTTGTATCCTTAAAGCGCAACAGCCTGATGAGTTTTGCGTCGGTCAGCACTGTAGCGCTGTCGCTCTTAATCTTAGGGATTTTCTTGGTCATGGTTCTCAACCTGAATAATATGGCGGCTGTACTGGAATCGCAGGTGCAGATTTCGGTTTATTTGCATGATGACCTAAGTGATTATGAGACTCGGGAGATTGGGACACGCATAACCAAGATGCCTGGGGTTACCCAGGTGCTTTTCGTGCCCAAAGATGAAGCTATGGAACGGTTTAAGACCAGGCTAGGCGACCAGCAGGGTCTGCTGGCCGCGTTGGGGGACACTAATCCGCTGCCCGATGCTTTCGAGGTCAAAGTAGACAAGCCCGAACGGGTTAAGGCGTTAGCCGAGACTATCGGTGAGATGGAAGGTGTTGAAAAAGCCAAGTTTGGTCAGGAAGTAGTCGAAAAATTATTCAACCTGACTAAACTAATGCGGATATTCGGGTTAATCCTGATAATCTTTTTAGCGCTTGCCGCAGTGTTTATCATTTCTAATACTATTAGAATTACGGTATTTGCCCGCCGCCGGGAGATCGGCATAATGAAGTATGTGGGCGCGACTGATTGGTTTATTCGTTGGCCGTTTATAATTGAGGGGATGATCCTAGGAATAGGCGGCGCCTTGGTTGCTGTGCTGTTGATTGGACAGCTTTATAGCGGCTTAACGCGAGAAGTTTATCAATCACTGGCCTTTTTACCGCTCATTCCGCAGTATCCGTTTATTAATTATATCAGTATCTTGCTGCTGGTTGTCGGCGCGACAATCGGCGCTTTAGGCAGTTCAATATCGCTGCGTAAGTTTATGAAGGTTTAG
- a CDS encoding peptidase M50, producing MYVRQVITIGGKIIRRAAVAVMGLVALVNFGPAGAIAISMLVSLAVYAVAFGFKFALGFVLLLLCHELGHVIASRAVGMKTQGPIFVPFIGAALALKDAPVNARMEANIAIGGPALGTLSALICLTCYLWTDSMLLLVLSYTACLLNLFNLIPCDPLDGGKIAGAISPHMWWVGTIAIGLMFIYTHNLFILLIFFVSLFRLWRGDYNDKVYYDLTLRQRLTMFWWYVGLLLVLGVATLYIAETIR from the coding sequence ATATATGTGCGGCAGGTTATAACGATAGGTGGGAAGATAATCCGGCGGGCGGCTGTTGCTGTGATGGGACTGGTCGCGTTGGTTAATTTTGGCCCGGCCGGGGCCATTGCCATATCAATGCTGGTTTCATTGGCGGTATATGCTGTGGCGTTTGGTTTTAAGTTTGCCTTGGGCTTTGTCTTGCTGCTGCTGTGTCATGAATTGGGCCATGTCATAGCCTCACGGGCTGTTGGCATGAAGACTCAAGGGCCGATTTTTGTGCCGTTCATCGGCGCAGCCTTAGCCTTAAAAGATGCCCCGGTCAACGCTCGCATGGAGGCCAATATTGCCATTGGGGGACCGGCGCTTGGCACACTGAGCGCGCTTATCTGCCTGACTTGTTATCTGTGGACGGACAGCATGCTGCTATTAGTGCTGTCTTATACCGCCTGTCTGCTCAATCTCTTCAATCTCATCCCCTGTGATCCGCTTGACGGCGGAAAGATTGCCGGGGCAATTTCCCCGCATATGTGGTGGGTGGGGACAATTGCGATTGGTTTGATGTTTATCTATACTCATAATTTATTTATATTGCTCATCTTTTTTGTATCACTGTTTAGGCTGTGGCGCGGTGATTATAACGACAAGGTTTACTATGACCTGACGCTAAGGCAGCGGCTGACCATGTTTTGGTGGTATGTCGGTTTGCTGTTAGTGCTTGGGGTGGCTACGCTGTATATTGCTGAGACGATACGGTGA
- the ftsE gene encoding cell division ATP-binding protein FtsE, translated as MIHMDSVCKVYDNGSVALSDINIDIEKGEFVFVVGPSGAGKSTFIKLITREELPSSGQLIVNGCNVGSLKSSEVPYFRRSLGIVFQDYRLLPNKTVYENVAFAMQVIEASRREMQKRVNHVLDLVGLRSKSRCFPAELSGGEQQRVAIARAIVNSPMVVIADEPTGNLDPDTSWEIMKIFEKINKSGTTIVMATHDKTVVDMMRRRVIAIEKSRIVRDQVKGVYGYED; from the coding sequence TTGATTCACATGGATAGTGTTTGTAAGGTTTACGATAACGGCTCGGTCGCCCTCTCCGATATCAACATTGACATCGAAAAGGGAGAATTCGTGTTTGTAGTCGGACCAAGCGGTGCCGGTAAATCCACCTTTATTAAACTGATAACCCGGGAGGAATTGCCGAGCAGCGGTCAGCTTATTGTCAACGGATGCAACGTGGGCAGCCTGAAATCTTCGGAGGTACCTTATTTCCGGCGCAGTCTGGGAATCGTCTTTCAGGACTATCGCCTGCTGCCCAACAAAACGGTTTATGAGAATGTAGCTTTTGCAATGCAGGTTATTGAGGCATCACGGCGGGAAATGCAAAAACGGGTTAACCATGTCCTTGATTTGGTAGGATTGAGAAGCAAGTCCCGTTGTTTTCCGGCGGAATTATCGGGCGGCGAGCAGCAGCGGGTAGCTATCGCCCGGGCTATTGTCAACAGTCCGATGGTCGTTATTGCGGACGAGCCTACTGGAAATCTGGATCCAGATACTTCCTGGGAGATTATGAAGATTTTTGAAAAAATTAATAAAAGCGGCACCACCATCGTAATGGCAACACATGATAAAACCGTTGTTGATATGATGCGCCGGCGGGTTATCGCTATTGAAAAGAGCCGTATTGTCCGTGACCAAGTGAAAGGGGTATACGGCTATGAAGATTAG
- a CDS encoding peptidoglycan DD-metalloendopeptidase family protein, whose protein sequence is MLTVTAIGPALANELEDRLDNIQRQMQVKQNQAAEAQQRVNSVSGQLRKIQIELDSAQSEYNAIKAKLDSTEQQIKVNTILMEKTEKSLAERSKILNKRMRDIYENGQINYLDVLLGARDFGDFTTRMDLLKRVIKQDTNLIAKVKAERELIAQKRVELEQDKAAIVELEKAAAEKKKLVELRKQEREAVLDKAVSDRDSAERAYRELQETSRQIEQMIRNQSGRSSSSVEATGAMIWPAVGPITSEYGWRIHPIFGTQRYHSGMDIGADYGDPISAADSGVVIYSDWMGGYGKAVIIDHGGGITTLYAHNSELLVVEGQSVRKGQTIARAGSTGYSTGPHCHFEVRVNGSPTNPRDYL, encoded by the coding sequence ATGCTTACAGTCACAGCTATCGGTCCGGCCCTGGCCAACGAACTTGAGGATAGGCTTGACAACATTCAGCGGCAAATGCAAGTTAAACAGAATCAAGCTGCCGAGGCGCAACAGAGAGTTAACAGCGTATCAGGACAGCTCCGCAAGATTCAAATAGAGTTGGATTCGGCACAGAGTGAATATAATGCTATCAAGGCTAAACTTGATAGCACAGAGCAGCAAATAAAGGTCAATACTATCTTAATGGAAAAGACTGAAAAAAGTCTGGCCGAACGCAGCAAAATTCTTAATAAGCGGATGCGCGATATTTATGAAAACGGTCAGATAAACTATCTGGATGTGCTGCTTGGAGCGCGTGACTTTGGAGATTTTACAACCCGGATGGATCTTTTGAAACGGGTAATTAAGCAAGACACTAACCTTATTGCCAAGGTAAAGGCTGAGCGCGAATTAATAGCCCAAAAACGCGTTGAACTCGAACAGGACAAAGCTGCTATTGTTGAATTAGAAAAGGCGGCAGCTGAGAAAAAGAAATTAGTTGAGCTGCGCAAGCAGGAGCGTGAGGCGGTTTTGGACAAAGCCGTTAGTGACCGCGATTCTGCTGAACGGGCTTACCGGGAACTGCAGGAAACCTCGCGGCAGATTGAGCAGATGATTCGAAATCAGTCAGGACGCAGCAGCAGCTCGGTGGAAGCCACAGGGGCGATGATTTGGCCGGCAGTCGGACCGATAACTTCGGAATACGGCTGGCGGATTCACCCGATATTCGGGACGCAGCGTTATCATAGCGGTATGGATATTGGCGCTGATTACGGTGATCCCATTTCGGCAGCTGACAGCGGTGTAGTTATCTACTCTGACTGGATGGGCGGCTACGGCAAGGCCGTAATTATCGATCATGGCGGCGGTATCACAACGCTATACGCCCATAATTCTGAGCTGCTGGTAGTGGAGGGCCAATCAGTGCGGAAAGGGCAGACCATAGCCAGAGCTGGTTCAACAGGCTATTCAACCGGACCGCATTGTCACTTTGAAGTGCGGGTGAATGGGTCGCCGACCAACCCACGAGATTATCTATAA